The DNA segment GCCCGAGTGGATGCGCTCGTCCTCGCCCGTCTCGACGATCTCGTAGTCGGGATGCTGGATCTGGATCGCGCCCCGGTAGCGCACGACCTTGCCGTAGAGCACGACGCGCTGTCCCCGGGCGAACACCCGCTCGAGATAGGGCGCGTTGAACCAGCTCGCGGTGGCGTAGCCGGTGGCGTCGCGGAGCATCACCGAGAACGGCAGGCGCGGGCGCCCCCGCGGCGGCGGGCTGATGCCGACCACGGTGCCGGCGCACGACTGCGTCTTCCCGGGCTCGAGCGCGGAGAGCGCCGTCAGCCGGGTGCGGTCCTCGTGGCGGAACGGGATGAAGTAGAGCGCGTCCTCGACGGTCTCGAGCCCCAGCCGCTGGAGCTGCCGGGCACGCTGGGGCCCGACGCCTTTCAGGAACTGCAGCGGGGTGAGGAGACCTTCGGGGGCCGGCGATGCCGCAGGCGGACCGGATCGGGCCACTCAGTTTGCCTCGTTCAACCGGCTATGCTATAAGAGGTGTCTGCCCGGAGCAACCTCGAGAGGAGCGTATTCATGGCCCAGCGTTGTGACATCTGCGGCAAGGGTCCCGCGGTCGGAAACCGCATCAGCCACGCGCACAACCTGACGCGGCGGCGGTGGCTTCCGAACCTGGTCTCGGTCCGCACCGTGGTGCAGGGCACGACCAAGCGCCTGCGCGTCTGCACCCGCTGCATGAAGGCGGGCAAGGTCACCAAGAGCGTCTGAAGCGCTGCTGGTGCCAGGCACGGACGCATGCTGTGCCTGGCACCCATTCGGATGTATGAGTGCCCGGTGGGAGGCCGCCACCCCCCACCGATGTCCCTGCATCAGCCCTACTTCTTCTTGGCCTTCTTCTTCGCGGCCTTCTTCTTGGCCATTGTCGGCGTCACCTCCCTCCCGGACCGCCGTAGTCGACCGCCGGCTCGTCCTACTTGCGCCCCTTCTTCTTCGCCGCCTTCTTCCGGCTGGCCTTCTTCTTCATGGTTGGTCGTCACCTCCTCCCGTCCGCTGCCTCAGTACCCCATCGCCTCGCGACGCAGGTGCTCCGCCTGCTCGCGGCCGCGGCGCTCGTAGTGGAAGAGATCCGCGTACAGCTGCGGGAGCGATGCCACCTTGAAGCCGCCCTTCTCGAGGAGGCCGTAGAAGACCCCCTGGTCGTGGGGC comes from the Candidatus Methylomirabilota bacterium genome and includes:
- the rpmB gene encoding 50S ribosomal protein L28; the encoded protein is MAQRCDICGKGPAVGNRISHAHNLTRRRWLPNLVSVRTVVQGTTKRLRVCTRCMKAGKVTKSV